Part of the Candidatus Neomarinimicrobiota bacterium genome, CGGGTATGATCATGTAACTCCGCTGTTGGAGAAATACAGTCACCTCGATTCCGGGCATCTCCCGAAATATGCCGCGCGGGCGGTGGCGGAACAGATATTGATGTTGGCGCTGATGCTGTTCCGGAGGGTCGATCTGCAGCGGGAATCAATGCAAACTTTCGCCAGAGATGGTCTCACCGGCCGGGAACTCACCGGGAAAACGCTGACCATTATCGGTGTCGGAAATATCGGCGGGGAGCTGGCCAACATCGGATACGGTCTCGGGATGAACCTTATCGGCGTGGATATAGTCCCACGGGGTGAGATGATTGCAAAGTATCTACTTGAGTATCAAAATTTAATCCCTGCCATCCAATCGGCTGATATCATCTCCTGCTGTCTCCCGCTGACTGAGCAGACCCAGGGCATGCTTGATTATGACGCGCTCTGCAACGCGCCAGCATCTGCGCTCTACATTAACGCCGCCCGGGGGGAAATTACCCCGCCGGCAGATCTTGTTCGATTACTCCGGGAGGAACGACTTGCCGGGGCGGCTCTTGACGTGTATGATGAAGAGGGAACGTTAGGCAGCGTCCTCCGGGGAAATACATCTTTGGAAGCCATAGAAGATAATGCGGTCAGCGATAGTGTGGAGGCCACGCTGAAACTGATGGAGCATCCCCGGGTCATTGCGACTCCTCACAACGCCTTCAATACTGCGGAGTCGACGAACCGCAAGGCGAAACAGACCGCGGAAAATATCGGCCACTATCTCAGCGAGGGCAGATTTTTGACGCCGGTGCCGAGGGAGTGAATTTGATCTTTGAATGTGAAATAATGACGGTGTTTTTGGCGGTTAGTTAGGTTATACCATCCTTTAGAGTGTTTCCATAACTCATTAATCTTTCAAAATTTCTTTCCACTTTTGTCTTGAAACAAAAGTGGCAAAAATTCAATGCGGCCACGTCTATTTCTGTCATGCCAACGGCTTCCTCGGGCGGGAATCAAAACTCCCTACGGTCAAACAGTTGATTCCCGCTTGTCCTCAGGGCGCCGGGCATGAAGACGAAATAGACGTGGAGGCCATTTACACAACAACCATAAGTAAAAGGATATTTTAAGCACCCCAAACCTTTGTTATCGGCCTTGAAAACTGGTTTGTTCCACCGCTCGGTGAGCGGAAGTGAGTGAGAACCAGCTGTCTAACCGGAGGGAGTTCTGGTTCTCACCTGCAGCGAACCGTTAGCGGTTTCAAACCAGTTTTCGCAGCCGGATTTTTTGGCACTTTTTTCTAAAAAAAGTGCAATAATTAAACGATTCTATTAGGAAGCACACAAAATTGTGTTTCCTAACTCCACCTCCGGACTGGGGGGACGTCTACTATTAAGTTGAACACCTAGGCTCCCACTTCTTGCCACTTTTTGCTTGACCACTTGCGTGGAATACATGGATACTAAAAAGTGGCAAAAAGTCAAGGCGGTCCCATCTCTTTCTGCCCCATCGGGATCCCTTCCGGGACGATGCCAACGGCTACCTCGGGGCAACTCAGAACTCCCTCCGGTCAGACAGCTGAGTTGCCCTGTTCTCGGTACGTCGGGCATTGATACGAAAGAGTTATGGAGGCCATTTGAACAAGCACACGTATTTTTGGTAAAAATCCGTTAGGGCTTGCGACCTTAGGGCCTTATTCCGCCCTCGATCCTTTCCCGACAATCCTCACCACTTGGCATTCCAAAAGGGTAGGCTAATAAAAGTTATCTTTCAAAACGTTTTTTTCGCCTAATATGTCAATTTAGACAACATAATCTTCGGCATTATACGAATTCATTATTTCCCTTTTGTCTTGATACAAAAGGGAAGAAAAAATCAAGGCGACGCTCTTTATTTTGACCGTTTCAAAATTCGCTCCGGGCCAGAACCAGAACTCGGTCGCTTCGCTCCCTCAGACAGCTGATTCTGGCCTTTCTACGCTCATCGAATCGGTGCCCAAAATAAAGAGCGAGGCCGAAAAATAACTTCGTTTCTATGAATATAAAAGACCTTCTATATATCCGGCGGAACCGCTCATCGGCCTTGTCCGGAAGAGATCCCGTCTACCATTAAGTTGAGTACCTAGGCTCCCACTTCTTGCCACTTTTTGCTTGACCGATAGCGTGGACCATATGGACAGTGAAAAGTGGGAAAAAGTCAAGGCCCCGATAACTTACTACCAACGGAATTAAAAATTCCGGGTAGTAAGAATCGGGGTAAACTGACAAATCAATTTCGGTATTGGCTGAAATGCCCTCCGGGCTCAAACCAGAAACTCCCTTCGGTCAGACACCTGATTTGAGCAGTCCTCCGGCCAGCGGCCAATTGAGCGCAATTGATTTTTAGGCCATATAACATTAAAAAGGTAAAAAAGAATTTTGTTAGTAAATCCCCAGAGGGTTTTTTCGGAAATTTGGTTTCTATGCATAAGAGATTGACAGTAGAGGTATTTAAACTACAGAAACAATATACGTTCTATTATTAATTTAGGTCAGATTGTCGGAAAGAATCTGTTGGAATTATTTTGCCGAATCGTTAACCTTTTGCGATTGCGGATATGTCAACCCAAGTATTGGAATCACTTATGCGAAATATTGTGAAATATTCTTTCCTGTTTATTCTCGGCATTTTTCTAAGCGGCAGCCTGCTTGCCCAGAACCAGTCCGGTGAACAGCCGGCTTCCCGGTACCTCCTGCCAGGTGAACAGAGTCAGATCCAGATGCAGGTGAACATCTGGGGCGAGGTCCAGAAGCCCGGTATCTACAAGGTGCCCAGCGAAATCAATCTCATTGCCTTACTTTCAAGTGCCGGTGGACCGACCGATTACGCAAAACTGAGGGAAGTCCGGATCGTGAGAGCGTTCTCCGATGATGCGGAGCAGGAAGTTATTCACGTGGATTTGGAAAAGTACCTGGACAATGCGGACATATCCGGCTTACCGGAATTGTATCCGGGGGACACCATTTTTATCCCTGGGAATTTCAGAAAATACTTTTCAACGACACTCGGTATAACCAGTGCAATTACCGGTATAGCGTCCTCACTCGCGCTGATAGTTGAGCGGCTTTCACGGATACAATAAAGAAAGTAGGAGAAGGGAAATGGGTAAGAAAGAAATGTTGGTGGTTTGTAGTTAGTGGGGCCTTGTTCAATTTTTCGTTCTTTTGATTTTTTACCTTCCGAACTTTTTTATTCTCAATAAAAATGTTTAATAGGTTCACCATATCGTTCCTTGTTTCAGTCATGGGACTAATGCTAGCGGCCTGCGTGACCGACATCGAGGATCCGGAACCGCCGGAGCCGCCGGAGTGGGTGTATCCTGCCGTTCTTGGTGAGTTTCCCAGAGAAGGTGTGCGGCCGGTCGCCGGGGAGGATGCGCTGCTTCTGGAGTGGCAACCAAGCCAGGAAGCCGATATTGCCGGGTACCAGATTTACCGGGCGGATAGTTCGCTGGACGTTTTCGAAATTGTCGGAACGGTCGAGGAAAAACAGGGCAACCTCGCCACGGAATTTCAGGACACCACGGTTCCGATTGATACGCTGGTCTACTATTATTTACGGGCAATCGACGATTCCGATAATAAGAGCGATCCTTCCGATACTCTGAAATTTGTGCTTCTGCAAAAATCGGGTTTATCTCAATTTAAAGAGCCACCCGATCAAAAACCTGTTCTGGAGTGGAATATCTCTCCGCCGGAATCCAACGCCGGCTTTTACCTGGTGGAACTCGCCGATGATTCTAAAAATACCTTAACGGTCAGCCCAGTGATACCACGGACCAGTTATGCCCGCCAAGCCATGGACTCCTGGACTGTTCCGGATTCGCTGGAACCCGGAGCGCAGTATTTCTGGAGGGTGTATGCTTCAGGTCTGCTGGACGAGGAGGACCGGCCGCATGCCATGAGTCTTTCCGGGTGGAGGACGTTTACGGTCCGGGAATAGATCGGAAGCACCGCCGGGGATTTTGAGTGGGGAGAGCTTTGAAATTATTAAACAACACACCTCACCCTCGGTCCCTTCCCGACGGCTCTGGACAGGCTCCTCAGCAAGAAGAGGGATGTCCGACCTTCACTACCTTCCAACCGAACACCGCAACATCTTGTCATCCTACTTTTATCTTGACATAAAAGTAGGCAAAAGGTCAAGGCTGACAAATCAATTTCGGTATTGGCGGCACTGCCCTCCAGGGCAGAATCAGAACTCAGTTGCTCCGCTCCTTCAGACAGCTGATTCTGCCTGGCTTCCGGCCAGTGGCCAATAGAGCGAAATTAATTTGAAGGCCAATTGAACAACAAGAATCTATCTCAAAGTTTCGGTTATTAAAATCTCCAAAGAATATTTTTTCGGAAATTCAGTGTCTGAGTGCGGGGCTCTGACGGCGGAAAAAGTTGAATTACGGAAACAACACACCTCACCCTCGGTCCCTCTCCTCAACAAGGAGAGGGAAGAACAACAAGCGGAATAATTCTCACCGTTTTTCATTGGCACTTTCACCGTAGGGATCTCGTTGGAATTTCTAAAAATATGCCTTGAAAAAATATCATTCAACCCCATTGGGGTTGGAATCTTATCTTACTAATGATCCCCGTCCCGTCCGGACGGGACGGGGCTAATCATGTTCAAGCCCTCCGGGCTTGTTAAAAACCGAGATTTCTCCACTCCTTTCGGTCGGTCGGAATGACAATTGATGAGAGGGTAGTATATTTTGTCATCTCGACTAAGGAGCCGTCAGGCGACGCACGGAGAGATCTCGTCGTTGGTGCTTTTATTGTTTTGAAAAGCGAGATTTCTCCTCCGGAAGGAGTCCCTCCCGGGGCACTCCCTTCGGTCGGTCGGAATGACAATTGATGGGAGGGTAGTATATTTTGTCATCTCGACTAAGGAGCCGTCAGGCGACGCACGGAGAGATCTCGGTGTTGGTGTTCTCGGCTGCTGAGTGCACAGAAGAAAAACCGAGATTCCTCCTCCGGCAGGAGTCCCTGGTGGGACACGCGTCCACACACCGGACTTGGTCGGAATGACACCTTATTGAACAACCCCTCTCCATCCCTGACCCTTTCTCTTCAGAAGAGGAAGAGAACAAAAGGCCACTACTTAATAGGAGTGAGTTATTTTGAACAGCGAGATTTCTCCATTTCGGTCCGACCGAGTCGGACCTACAGTCGAAATGACAATGGGTTATTTTACCAACACAACTCCATCCCCTGTCCCCTTCCTCTTCGGAAGAGGAAGGGGTACGCACCATCAAATATCCAAGTCTTCTTTTCCCCTCTCTTGGAAGAGAGGGGAATAAAAGGGGTGAGTTGTGTTGAAAGAAGGTTGAGAGTTGGACAACTCATTCAACCCCGTTGGGGTTGCGTTTTGGTCTGGGGGATCCGTACCCCACCGGTTATCACCGGTGGCTATTCATATTTGAGCCCTTCGGGCTCGACATCTACACGCGCCTCAAGCCGCGACTAACAACTGGTTATTTCTTTTTCCTTATACCTTATTCCCCTATACCCTTATATCTTTTTTACTTTTCACGATTAGCGCCCCTCATAGAGATCCCTGGTGGGACAAGTGTTCCAGGCAAGCCCACAAAAGCGCCGTCTTCCGACTCACGAATTTTGAACTATAACACAATAACACGGTAACTCTTTAGCACTGACGTAAGTTAATCACCGGTTGAGTAATTGATCATACTCCTGATGGGAACCAACCCACACCCAGATAAAATCGGAATCATCCTTTATCGCAAGCGCACGGTAATTTCGGCCTACTCTTGCTGACCAAACATCACCGATCTTTTTAAAATGCAGTGACGGGTGGTATGGGTTGTCTTTAACCTAAATTAAGTGATTTTATGCGGCGATCTGCACCAATCTGTTGAGCGCTAAGGCTCCGTGAAATCCTCGACAGACCCTCCGGGTATGCCTCCGGTTTCACAAAACCCTTTTCATCTCAACATCTTGGCACATCTCATCCACAACAACCGCTCAATTTAGGTTTGATTAACTAAAATTTTTCCTTGCCGTCTTTTGGATGGTTTCTGGTAAATCTTCAAAACAATCCCAAAACCGTTGCGTCGCCTTATCCCGCCGTTGCGGGATTCCGCCCCAACACAGAAATGGGACTCCATGCCTCTATAATCATGATAAATTTTTAATGGCTTCCTCTTTCAGAAATTCTAAACGACCTTTCTCAGCATCGTCCCGGATTTCTTCGTCCCATTTTTCCCAATCGCGTTCTATGATCCAGTCACGCAATTGCGAAAATTCATCAACAGATAGTGATTCAATTTCCACCAGGACCTGTTCCAGTTTTGTCATGATTTCCTCCCCATAAAAATATCTCCAGCCTTTTTCCAATATTGTATAGGCGATTTGCGGAAATTGCAACTCAAATCATCTGCTCATAATGGGTTCCCGGCCGCGATCAATCGCGGCTCTACGTGGTGCTATCTATCCCAGTATTGGTTTTATTTACCGTTCCTTCAAACAGTCGGGTCTGCCTAGCCTCCGTTCACCATCGTGGTGCCTAAAATTAACAGCCCCAAAGGGATCCCTTCCCGACGGCTCGGGACAGGCTCCTCAAGAAGGACAGGGAGGAATAAAGAACGTAAACCCAAAGGATACCTCAGGTCGTTGATCGGCCTTGCCATTCGGTTTGTCAAAACGGCTGCCGAACTGCCGTACAGCAGAACCCACTGTTTGACCGGAGGGAGTTTGGGTTCTGATAGGCAGTGAGGTGTAGGCGTTTCCAACCGAATGGCCCAGCCGGATTTTTGGTACTTTTTCTAAAAAAGTACACAGAATAGAGAAAAGAGGATATATTTGTAGTTTTTTAAAAACACGATGTTCGT contains:
- a CDS encoding hydroxyacid dehydrogenase, which produces MKYDAAFFEVFAEEERLLREYLPEGYSWYFTDDTIQDDGIDELPSAVISTRTQSKFPKDWLQDLEAIFTRSTGYDHVTPLLEKYSHLDSGHLPKYAARAVAEQILMLALMLFRRVDLQRESMQTFARDGLTGRELTGKTLTIIGVGNIGGELANIGYGLGMNLIGVDIVPRGEMIAKYLLEYQNLIPAIQSADIISCCLPLTEQTQGMLDYDALCNAPASALYINAARGEITPPADLVRLLREERLAGAALDVYDEEGTLGSVLRGNTSLEAIEDNAVSDSVEATLKLMEHPRVIATPHNAFNTAESTNRKAKQTAENIGHYLSEGRFLTPVPRE
- a CDS encoding SLBB domain-containing protein, which encodes MRNIVKYSFLFILGIFLSGSLLAQNQSGEQPASRYLLPGEQSQIQMQVNIWGEVQKPGIYKVPSEINLIALLSSAGGPTDYAKLREVRIVRAFSDDAEQEVIHVDLEKYLDNADISGLPELYPGDTIFIPGNFRKYFSTTLGITSAITGIASSLALIVERLSRIQ